In Candidatus Terasakiella magnetica, the following proteins share a genomic window:
- a CDS encoding acyl-CoA synthetase, which translates to MENIYDMHLEKTEANYEPLSPLSFIKRTAMVYPDRPSVIHGDKTYTWKETYERSVRLASALHKMGIKKGDTVAVMGNNTPETYEAHFGVPMCGAVLNTLNIRLDAEAIAFILQHGEAKVLFTDREFSDVTKAAVARLERKPIVIDIDDALAEGGELIGQEDYEHFISKGDLEYDWSGPADEWEAISLNYTSGTTGNPKGVVYHHRGAYLNAIGNALDWNMQQHPVYLWTLPMFHCNGWCFAWTLAAKAGTNICLRKVNAKNIYEAIEEHKVTNFCGAPIVLSFVINATEEEKKPFEHKCSIMTAAAPPPASVLKAIQDEGFDVTHAYGLTETYGPAVFCAWKEEWNELPIERQAYQKSRQGVRYTLEEGLMIADSETTIEKPWDGESMGEVCFRGNIVMKGYLKNPTATDESFKDGWFHSGDLGVKHPDGYIQLKDRSKDIIISGGENISSIEVEDTLYRHPDVAAAAVVAKPDVKWGETPAAFIELKPSAGSVTEEDIIKHCRDNLAHFKCPRTVIFQELPKTSTGKIQKFILRDGLRKEAGEL; encoded by the coding sequence CATGGTGATAAGACCTATACCTGGAAAGAAACCTATGAGCGCTCCGTGCGCTTGGCCTCTGCCCTTCATAAAATGGGCATCAAAAAAGGCGACACGGTTGCCGTTATGGGTAACAACACACCAGAAACATACGAAGCGCACTTTGGTGTACCAATGTGTGGTGCGGTTCTCAACACCCTGAACATCCGCCTTGATGCAGAAGCCATTGCCTTTATCTTGCAACATGGTGAAGCAAAAGTTCTGTTTACTGATCGTGAATTCTCAGACGTTACCAAGGCCGCGGTTGCTCGCCTTGAAAGAAAACCAATCGTCATTGATATTGATGATGCCTTGGCTGAAGGTGGCGAGCTTATCGGTCAGGAAGATTATGAGCATTTCATCTCTAAGGGTGATTTGGAATATGATTGGTCCGGCCCTGCTGATGAGTGGGAGGCGATCTCCCTGAACTATACATCCGGTACAACAGGCAACCCAAAAGGCGTTGTCTATCACCACCGTGGTGCCTACCTCAACGCCATTGGCAATGCGCTTGACTGGAACATGCAACAACACCCTGTTTACCTGTGGACGCTTCCCATGTTCCACTGTAACGGCTGGTGCTTTGCTTGGACCTTGGCGGCCAAGGCCGGTACCAACATCTGCCTGCGCAAAGTAAATGCGAAAAACATTTATGAAGCCATTGAAGAACATAAAGTTACCAACTTCTGTGGCGCACCGATTGTTCTGTCTTTTGTGATCAACGCGACAGAAGAAGAAAAGAAACCGTTTGAGCATAAATGTTCCATCATGACAGCAGCCGCCCCACCGCCAGCTTCTGTACTTAAAGCCATCCAAGATGAAGGCTTTGATGTAACCCATGCTTATGGCTTAACAGAAACATATGGCCCTGCCGTCTTCTGTGCTTGGAAAGAAGAGTGGAACGAGCTGCCGATTGAGCGTCAAGCCTACCAGAAATCACGCCAAGGTGTGCGCTACACCCTTGAAGAAGGGCTGATGATTGCCGATAGCGAAACCACCATTGAAAAACCATGGGATGGCGAAAGCATGGGCGAAGTCTGCTTCCGCGGTAACATCGTCATGAAAGGCTATTTGAAAAACCCAACAGCCACAGACGAATCCTTTAAAGACGGCTGGTTCCATTCCGGTGATTTGGGCGTAAAACACCCTGATGGCTATATCCAGCTGAAAGACCGTTCTAAAGATATCATCATCTCTGGTGGTGAAAATATTTCTTCCATTGAAGTAGAAGATACACTGTATCGCCACCCAGATGTCGCTGCCGCTGCCGTTGTGGCCAAGCCCGATGTGAAATGGGGCGAAACCCCGGCAGCCTTTATTGAGCTGAAGCCAAGTGCGGGTAGTGTTACTGAGGAAGATATCATCAAACATTGCCGTGATAATCTGGCGCACTTTAAATGCCCACGCACCGTGATCTTCCAAGAACTACCTAAAACATCAACAGGTAAAATCCAGAAGTTCATCCTGCGTGATGGATTAAGAAAAGAAGCAGGCGAACTCTAA